The proteins below are encoded in one region of Bacillus vallismortis:
- a CDS encoding sugar phosphate nucleotidyltransferase, with amino-acid sequence MKGVILAGGNGSRLMPLTKAVNKHLLPVGPYPMIYWSMMKLEEAGIKDVLLISQKEHMPLFFKLLGNGEELGVTITYQVQPAASGISDGLSYAKRFTKKEPFILLLGDNIFEDSLKPYTERFEQQGKGAKVLLKEVDDPERFGIAEIDEKNKRIRSIIEKPAHPPTNLCVTGIYMYDAEVFSYIEQISPSKRGELEITDVNNLYIENSQLTYDVLSGWWVDAGTHESLHLASQLVHQALQKGQDEK; translated from the coding sequence GTGAAAGGTGTTATTTTAGCCGGAGGAAACGGCTCACGCCTTATGCCCTTAACGAAAGCCGTCAACAAGCATTTGCTTCCTGTAGGCCCATATCCGATGATTTACTGGTCGATGATGAAGCTGGAGGAAGCCGGTATAAAAGACGTTTTGCTCATCAGCCAAAAAGAGCATATGCCACTATTTTTTAAACTGCTTGGGAACGGGGAAGAGCTAGGCGTCACAATCACTTATCAGGTCCAGCCGGCCGCATCGGGCATTTCGGATGGGCTATCCTATGCAAAACGCTTTACGAAAAAAGAGCCTTTCATTTTATTATTAGGTGATAATATATTCGAAGATTCATTAAAGCCTTATACGGAACGCTTTGAACAGCAGGGAAAAGGAGCAAAGGTGCTGCTGAAAGAAGTTGATGATCCGGAGCGCTTCGGGATTGCTGAGATTGATGAGAAAAACAAGCGGATTCGTTCTATCATCGAGAAGCCCGCACATCCGCCGACCAACCTTTGTGTAACCGGTATTTATATGTATGATGCGGAGGTATTTTCGTATATTGAACAAATCTCACCGTCAAAGCGCGGCGAGCTGGAAATCACCGATGTGAATAATCTATACATCGAAAACAGCCAGCTTACGTATGATGTGTTATCAGGCTGGTGGGTCGATGCCGGAACTCACGAATCGCTTCATCTCGCCTCTCAGCTTGTACACCAGGCATTACAGAAAGGACAGGACGAAAAGTGA
- the rfbB gene encoding dTDP-glucose 4,6-dehydratase produces MAKSYLITGGAGFIGLTFTKLMLQETDARITVLDKLTYASHPQEIEKLKGNSRFRFVKGDISVQEDIDRAFDEMYDGVIHFAAESHVDRSISQAEPFITTNVMGTYRLAEAVLQGKAKKLIHISTDEVYGDLEADDPAFTEATPLSPNNPYSASKASSDLLVLSYIKTHKLPAIITRCSNNYGPYQHSEKMIPTIIRHAKQGLPVPLYGDGLQIRDWLFAEDHCRAIKLILEKGTDGEVYNIGGGNERTNKELASTIMKHLGCEELFAHVEDRKGHDRRYAINASKLKNELGWRQEVPFEEGIARTIRWYIDNDR; encoded by the coding sequence ATGGCAAAATCATATTTAATTACGGGCGGGGCCGGCTTCATCGGGCTCACGTTTACAAAGCTCATGCTACAGGAAACGGATGCGCGCATAACCGTTTTAGATAAACTGACGTACGCCAGCCACCCGCAGGAAATAGAAAAACTAAAGGGAAACAGCCGATTTCGCTTTGTGAAAGGGGATATCAGCGTTCAGGAGGATATCGACCGCGCGTTTGATGAGATGTATGACGGCGTGATTCACTTCGCTGCGGAATCGCATGTAGATAGAAGCATTTCCCAAGCGGAGCCGTTTATCACCACAAATGTTATGGGGACATATCGTTTGGCGGAAGCGGTATTACAGGGAAAAGCCAAGAAGCTGATTCACATTTCAACAGATGAGGTGTACGGGGATTTAGAAGCGGATGATCCCGCGTTTACTGAAGCGACGCCGCTTTCTCCTAATAATCCTTATTCAGCCAGCAAGGCAAGCTCTGATTTGCTCGTGTTGTCGTATATCAAAACCCACAAGCTTCCGGCCATTATTACACGATGCAGCAACAATTACGGCCCTTACCAGCACAGCGAAAAAATGATTCCGACGATTATCCGCCATGCGAAGCAAGGGCTTCCGGTTCCGCTGTACGGCGATGGGCTTCAAATCCGAGACTGGCTGTTTGCGGAGGACCATTGCCGCGCCATCAAGCTGATTTTAGAAAAAGGAACCGACGGTGAGGTATATAACATCGGCGGCGGAAATGAACGCACGAACAAAGAGCTGGCGAGCACCATCATGAAGCATCTGGGCTGTGAGGAATTGTTCGCTCACGTGGAAGACAGAAAAGGGCATGACCGGCGCTATGCGATCAATGCATCAAAGCTGAAAAACGAACTGGGCTGGCGGCAGGAAGTGCCGTTTGAAGAAGGCATTGCGCGTACGATTCGCTGGTATATAGATAATGACCGATGA
- the rfbD gene encoding dTDP-4-dehydrorhamnose reductase, translated as MTKVLVTGAGGQLGRELCRQLKQTGYEVIALTKKMMNIADQRSVRHSFDHYQPDIVVNTAAFTSVDKCETELDKAYLINGIGAYYTALEATRIGAQYVHISTDYVFDGKGTQPYREDDPLDPNTIYGKSKKLGEELIRLATKDSTIIRTSWVYGHGGSNFVETMLKLAETKQELRVVSDQIGSPTFTKDLAEAVITLFSHSPGVYHVSNSGICSWYEFAKAIMEENGLATVILPVTTEAYGNKTPRPAYSVLSHQAIEEAGIRPRHWREALREYLRERSSARD; from the coding sequence ATGACAAAGGTATTGGTGACTGGAGCTGGAGGACAGCTTGGCCGGGAACTATGCCGCCAGCTGAAACAAACCGGATATGAGGTCATTGCGTTAACAAAGAAGATGATGAACATTGCTGATCAGCGCTCAGTCCGGCATTCGTTTGACCATTATCAGCCGGATATCGTAGTCAATACGGCCGCGTTTACATCGGTTGATAAATGCGAGACAGAACTTGATAAAGCGTACTTGATTAACGGAATCGGCGCTTACTATACGGCGCTGGAGGCAACCCGCATCGGCGCTCAATATGTTCATATCAGTACGGATTACGTTTTTGACGGGAAAGGGACCCAGCCTTACAGGGAAGACGATCCTCTCGATCCGAACACCATCTATGGCAAAAGCAAAAAGCTCGGAGAAGAACTGATTCGATTAGCGACAAAAGACAGCACGATCATCAGAACGTCGTGGGTGTACGGACACGGCGGCAGCAACTTCGTTGAAACGATGTTAAAGCTTGCTGAAACGAAACAGGAGCTGCGGGTTGTAAGTGATCAAATTGGATCGCCGACATTCACAAAGGATTTAGCAGAAGCAGTCATCACGCTGTTCAGCCATTCGCCGGGCGTCTATCATGTCAGCAATTCAGGCATATGCAGCTGGTATGAATTTGCGAAGGCCATTATGGAAGAAAACGGGCTGGCCACAGTCATTTTGCCTGTCACAACAGAAGCATACGGGAACAAAACGCCCCGTCCGGCTTATTCTGTGCTGAGCCATCAGGCCATTGAAGAAGCCGGCATCCGCCCCCGCCACTGGCGGGAAGCGTTACGGGAGTATTTGCGGGAAAGGAGCAGTGCACGTGATTGA
- a CDS encoding dTDP-4-dehydrorhamnose 3,5-epimerase family protein, whose protein sequence is MIDGVKVKKLTKHSDDRGFFAELVRDDENLLEHFGQASWSKSYPGVIKAFHYHEKQDDLWFFPTGHAQVVLYDLREGSKTKGETDVYYMGEDNPMLLLIPKGVAHGYRVLGETPLTIIYFTTMSYNPDQPDEKRIPWNDEMIGFDWNTEFR, encoded by the coding sequence GTGATTGATGGAGTCAAGGTGAAAAAATTGACGAAACATAGTGATGACAGAGGCTTTTTTGCCGAGCTGGTTCGGGATGATGAGAACCTTCTTGAGCATTTTGGGCAGGCCTCTTGGTCAAAAAGCTATCCGGGTGTGATTAAGGCATTTCATTATCATGAGAAGCAGGATGATCTTTGGTTCTTCCCAACAGGCCATGCTCAGGTTGTCCTTTACGATCTGCGCGAGGGCTCAAAGACAAAAGGAGAAACCGACGTGTATTACATGGGCGAAGACAACCCGATGCTGTTATTGATCCCTAAAGGGGTTGCCCACGGATACAGAGTGCTGGGAGAAACACCGCTGACGATTATCTATTTCACGACCATGTCGTATAATCCGGATCAGCCGGATGAAAAAAGAATTCCGTGGAATGATGAGATGATCGGTTTTGACTGGAATACCGAATTCAGATAA
- the bslB gene encoding biofilm surface layer hydrophobin BslB: MLKRTSFVSSLFISSAVLLSILLPSGQAHAQSASIEAKTINSTKEWTTSDIEVTYKPNAVLSLGAVEFRFPDGFHATTRDSVNGRTLKETQILNDGKTVRLPLTLDLLGATEFDLVMVRKTLPRAGTYTIKGDVVNGLGIGSFYAETQLVIDPR; this comes from the coding sequence ATGTTAAAAAGAACTTCATTCGTATCTTCACTATTCATCAGTTCAGCTGTTTTACTATCAATCTTGCTTCCTTCAGGCCAAGCTCATGCGCAGTCTGCATCAATTGAAGCTAAAACGATCAACAGCACAAAAGAGTGGACCACTTCCGATATTGAAGTGACGTATAAACCAAACGCGGTGCTTTCTCTAGGAGCGGTAGAATTCCGATTTCCTGACGGGTTCCATGCCACGACAAGAGATTCAGTGAATGGAAGAACACTGAAAGAAACACAGATTTTAAACGATGGAAAAACAGTCAGACTTCCGCTTACGCTTGATTTATTAGGCGCAACTGAATTTGACCTCGTCATGGTGCGCAAAACCCTTCCACGCGCAGGCACTTACACGATTAAAGGCGATGTGGTAAACGGTTTGGGAATCGGCAGTTTTTACGCTGAAACGCAGCTGGTGATTGACCCTCGTTAA
- the rocG gene encoding glutamate dehydrogenase, which translates to MSAKVTKDEEKEALNLFLSTQTIIKEAIRKLGYPGDMYELMKEPQRMLTVRIPVKMDNGSVNVFTGYRSQHNDAVGPTKGGVRFHPEVNEEEVKALSIWMTLKCGIANLPYGGGKGGIICDPRTMSFGELERLSRGYVRAISQIVGPTKDIPAPDVYTNSQIMAWMMDEYSRLREFDSPGFITGKPLVLGGSQGRETATAQGVTICIEEAVKKKGIKLQNARIIIQGFGNAGSFLAKFMHDAGAKVIGISDAHGGLYNPDGLDIPYLLDKRDSFGMVTNLFTDVITNEELLEKDCDILVPAAIANQITAKNAHNIQASIVVEAANGPTTIDATKILNERGVLLVPDILASAGGVTVSYFEWVQNNQGYYWSEEEVAEKLRNVMVHSFETIYQTAATHKVDMRLAAYMTGIRKSAEASRFRGWV; encoded by the coding sequence ATGTCAGCAAAGGTTACGAAAGACGAGGAAAAAGAAGCTCTTAACTTATTTCTGTCTACCCAAACGATCATTAAGGAAGCAATTCGGAAGCTTGGCTATCCGGGAGATATGTATGAACTCATGAAAGAGCCGCAGAGAATGCTTACCGTCCGCATTCCAGTAAAAATGGATAACGGGAGTGTCAACGTGTTTACAGGCTACCGGTCCCAGCACAATGATGCGGTCGGTCCGACTAAGGGAGGCGTGCGTTTCCATCCTGAAGTCAACGAAGAAGAAGTCAAGGCATTATCCATTTGGATGACGCTCAAATGCGGGATTGCCAATCTTCCTTACGGCGGCGGAAAGGGCGGTATTATTTGTGATCCGCGGACCATGTCATTTGGAGAGCTGGAAAGGCTGAGCAGGGGATATGTTCGTGCCATCAGCCAGATCGTCGGCCCGACAAAGGATATTCCGGCTCCTGATGTGTACACCAACTCGCAAATTATGGCATGGATGATGGATGAGTACAGCCGGCTGCGTGAATTCGATTCTCCGGGCTTTATCACAGGAAAACCGCTCGTTTTAGGCGGATCGCAAGGCCGGGAAACGGCAACGGCACAGGGCGTCACGATTTGTATTGAAGAGGCCGTGAAGAAAAAAGGGATCAAGCTGCAAAACGCACGGATCATCATACAGGGATTTGGAAACGCGGGAAGCTTTCTGGCCAAATTTATGCACGATGCGGGCGCAAAGGTGATCGGGATCTCGGATGCCCATGGCGGGCTCTACAATCCGGATGGTCTTGATATCCCTTATTTGCTTGATAAGCGTGACAGCTTCGGCATGGTTACCAACTTATTTACAGACGTCATCACGAATGAGGAGCTGCTTGAAAAGGATTGCGATATTTTAGTGCCGGCGGCGATTGCCAATCAAATCACAGCCAAAAACGCACACAACATTCAGGCGTCAATCGTCGTCGAAGCAGCGAATGGCCCGACAACCATTGATGCCACGAAAATCCTGAATGAAAGAGGCGTGCTCCTCGTGCCTGATATCCTTGCGAGTGCCGGCGGCGTCACGGTTTCTTATTTTGAATGGGTGCAGAACAACCAAGGATATTATTGGTCAGAAGAAGAGGTCGCAGAAAAACTGAGAAACGTCATGGTCCATTCGTTCGAAACCATTTATCAGACAGCAGCGACACATAAAGTCGATATGCGCTTGGCGGCTTACATGACAGGCATCAGAAAATCGGCGGAAGCGTCGCGGTTCCGCGGATGGGTATGA
- the pruA gene encoding L-glutamate gamma-semialdehyde dehydrogenase, with protein MTVSYAHEPFTDFTEAKNKTAFGESLAFVNTQLGKHYPLVINGEKIETDHKIVSINPANKEEIIGYASAADQALAEKAMQAALQAFQSWKKQRPEHRANILFKAAAILRRRKHEFSSYLVKEAGKPWKEADADTAEAIDFLEFYARQMLHLKEGAPVKSRSGEFNQYHYEALGVGIVISPFNFPLAIMAGTAAAAIVTGNTILLKPADAAPVVAAKFVEVMEEAGLPNGVLNYIPGDGAEIGDFLVEHPKTRFVSFTGSRAVGCRIYERAAKVQPGQKWLKRVIAEMGGKDTVLVDKDADLDLAASSIVYSALGFSGQKCSAGSRAVIHQDVYDEVVEKAVALTKNLTVGNPEDPDTYMGPVIHEASYNKVMSYIEIGNSEGKLLTGGEGDDSKGYFIQPTIFADVDENARLMQEEIFGPVVAVCKARDFDHMLEIANNTEYGLTGALLTKNRAHIERAREDFHVGNLYFNRGCTGAIVGYQPFGGFNMSGTDSKAGGPDYLILHMQAKTTSEAF; from the coding sequence ATGACAGTTTCATACGCACACGAACCATTTACTGATTTTACGGAAGCAAAGAATAAAACAGCATTTGGGGAGTCATTGGCCTTTGTAAACACGCAGCTTGGCAAGCATTATCCGCTTGTCATCAATGGAGAAAAAATAGAAACGGACCACAAAATCGTTTCTATTAACCCGGCAAATAAAGAAGAGATCATTGGGTATGCGTCTGCAGCTGATCAAGCGCTTGCCGAAAAAGCGATGCAAGCCGCATTGCAGGCATTTCAATCTTGGAAAAAACAAAGACCGGAGCACCGCGCGAATATCCTCTTTAAAGCAGCGGCTATTTTGCGCAGAAGAAAGCATGAATTTTCAAGCTATCTTGTAAAGGAAGCGGGAAAACCGTGGAAGGAAGCAGATGCGGACACGGCTGAGGCGATAGATTTTTTAGAGTTCTACGCGCGCCAAATGTTACACCTTAAGGAAGGGGCTCCGGTGAAGAGCCGGTCAGGCGAGTTCAATCAATACCATTATGAAGCGCTTGGCGTCGGCATCGTCATTTCTCCATTTAATTTCCCGCTTGCGATTATGGCAGGTACAGCGGCGGCTGCCATTGTGACAGGGAATACGATTCTCTTAAAACCGGCTGACGCGGCCCCGGTAGTCGCTGCGAAGTTTGTCGAGGTCATGGAGGAAGCGGGCTTGCCGAACGGCGTTCTGAATTACATTCCCGGAGATGGGGCGGAAATCGGTGATTTCTTAGTAGAGCATCCGAAAACGCGCTTTGTCTCATTTACAGGTTCTCGAGCGGTCGGCTGCCGGATTTATGAGCGTGCCGCCAAAGTGCAGCCGGGCCAAAAATGGCTGAAACGGGTCATTGCAGAGATGGGCGGCAAAGATACGGTGCTCGTCGACAAGGACGCTGATCTCGACCTTGCTGCATCCTCTATCGTGTATTCAGCGCTTGGATTCTCAGGACAGAAGTGTTCAGCAGGCTCCCGAGCGGTCATCCATCAGGATGTTTATGATGAAGTGGTGGAAAAAGCTGTGGCGCTGACCAAAAACCTGACTGTCGGCAATCCGGAAGATCCTGATACGTATATGGGCCCAGTCATTCATGAAGCGTCCTATAACAAAGTCATGTCATATATTGAAATCGGCAATTCAGAAGGAAAACTGTTGACCGGCGGGGAAGGTGATGATTCAAAAGGCTACTTTATCCAGCCAACGATCTTTGCAGATGTTGATGAAAACGCGCGCCTGATGCAAGAAGAAATTTTCGGCCCGGTTGTTGCGGTCTGCAAAGCGCGTGATTTCGATCATATGCTGGAGATTGCAAATAACACGGAATATGGATTAACAGGCGCTCTGCTGACGAAAAACCGCGCGCATATTGAACGGGCGCGAGAGGATTTTCATGTCGGAAACCTATACTTCAACAGAGGCTGTACCGGAGCGATTGTCGGCTATCAGCCGTTCGGCGGTTTTAATATGTCAGGAACTGATTCTAAAGCAGGCGGCCCGGATTATTTAATTCTTCATATGCAAGCCAAAACAACGTCCGAAGCTTTTTGA
- a CDS encoding MFS transporter, which translates to MNGKQNNDIKTKHHFPLLLALALTMGVFAAGSEELVISPLLPDLAKAFNSDVSVLALSISIYGVMIFIGAPLLVPLGDKYSRELSVMAGLMIFIIGTVICALAQNIFFFFLGRALSGLAAGAFVPTAYAVVGDRVPYTYRGKVMGLIVSSWSLALIFGVPLGSFIGGVLHWRWTFWIFALMGVLVVLLILLEMRRHAKQKNSGKEEKEEPAGTFRDALKVPRVPVYITITFCNMIGFYGMYSFLGSYLQDVFTGGNTAAGLFIMIYGIGFSMSVITGKIADRIGKMRSLFITLGVISVLLACLAYAPASMFLLMASLFIWGLMQSLTVTLLSTILSDCSEHHRGKIMVFYSLASNLAVTLGSALMGPVYVEYGYAAVGLICAAITVLGFVLSVFAYKKYGKHEQKADRSLFQ; encoded by the coding sequence ATGAATGGCAAACAAAACAATGACATCAAAACAAAACATCATTTTCCGCTATTGTTGGCACTGGCTTTAACAATGGGGGTGTTTGCGGCTGGCTCTGAAGAACTTGTCATCTCGCCGCTGCTGCCGGATTTAGCAAAAGCCTTCAACTCAGATGTCAGTGTCCTTGCGTTATCTATCAGTATTTACGGCGTGATGATTTTTATCGGTGCGCCGCTCTTGGTTCCTTTAGGCGATAAATACTCCAGAGAACTAAGTGTAATGGCGGGGCTTATGATCTTTATCATAGGAACAGTAATTTGCGCTTTAGCTCAAAATATCTTTTTCTTCTTTTTAGGCCGGGCGCTGTCGGGATTGGCTGCGGGAGCATTTGTGCCGACCGCTTATGCAGTTGTCGGGGATCGTGTTCCTTATACATACCGGGGCAAGGTGATGGGACTGATCGTTTCTAGCTGGTCGCTGGCACTGATCTTCGGTGTGCCGCTCGGATCATTTATCGGCGGCGTCCTGCATTGGAGATGGACATTTTGGATTTTCGCCTTGATGGGCGTTCTGGTTGTTCTGCTGATCCTGCTTGAAATGCGCCGCCACGCCAAACAGAAAAACAGCGGCAAGGAAGAAAAAGAAGAGCCTGCCGGAACATTCCGGGACGCGCTGAAAGTCCCGCGCGTACCCGTTTATATCACGATCACCTTTTGTAATATGATTGGTTTTTACGGTATGTATTCATTTTTAGGCTCCTATCTTCAGGACGTTTTTACCGGAGGAAATACAGCTGCGGGTTTATTTATCATGATTTACGGCATTGGGTTTTCCATGAGTGTCATTACAGGAAAGATAGCCGACCGCATCGGAAAAATGCGTTCCCTATTTATTACACTGGGGGTCATCAGCGTGCTGCTGGCATGTTTAGCATATGCGCCGGCTTCAATGTTTCTGTTAATGGCCAGCCTGTTTATTTGGGGATTAATGCAAAGCTTGACGGTGACACTGCTTAGCACCATTTTGAGTGACTGTTCAGAGCATCATCGCGGGAAAATCATGGTGTTTTACAGCCTCGCCTCGAATTTGGCTGTGACATTAGGATCTGCTTTAATGGGACCTGTATATGTGGAATACGGGTATGCAGCTGTCGGATTGATTTGCGCCGCCATCACAGTGCTCGGATTTGTGCTCAGTGTATTCGCGTATAAAAAGTACGGCAAGCATGAGCAGAAAGCAGATCGTTCCTTATTTCAATAA
- the bacA gene encoding prephenate decarboxylase, with translation MIILDNSIQTKKRTDSISKLITVNTLGPEGTSSEYAAKHFISNFTLLQGLNSKLSLHDTFESCIERTLQSPLEYTIVPHAYDGIKHFYMRPDLQLLQIFRCDTPMYGLAVRPNFEFSDDMLDSSVIVSHPSPINLIKYFTRKDVRFKLVNSTSQAARKVKEGLYDIALTNELARQKYGLAFVKTFKTIPMSWSLFGKGDVDDEN, from the coding sequence ATGATCATATTGGATAATAGCATTCAGACAAAAAAAAGAACTGATTCGATATCCAAACTCATTACAGTCAACACGCTCGGCCCTGAGGGGACAAGCAGTGAGTACGCAGCAAAACATTTCATCTCCAATTTTACTCTTCTACAGGGGCTAAACAGTAAATTGTCCTTGCATGATACGTTTGAATCGTGCATCGAAAGGACGCTTCAAAGCCCTCTGGAATATACCATCGTCCCACACGCTTATGACGGCATTAAGCATTTCTACATGAGGCCGGATTTGCAGCTTTTGCAGATCTTCAGGTGCGATACACCAATGTACGGCCTGGCTGTTCGTCCTAATTTTGAATTTAGCGACGATATGCTTGATTCATCTGTTATCGTTTCACATCCTTCACCCATTAATTTAATCAAATATTTTACCCGTAAAGATGTACGTTTCAAACTCGTCAATTCGACCAGCCAAGCTGCAAGAAAAGTAAAAGAAGGCTTGTATGACATTGCCTTAACCAATGAGCTTGCGCGGCAAAAGTACGGGCTTGCATTTGTGAAAACATTTAAAACAATTCCTATGAGCTGGTCATTATTCGGAAAAGGAGACGTTGATGATGAAAACTAA
- the bacB gene encoding 3-((4R)-4-hydroxycyclohexa-1,5-dien-1-yl)-2-oxopropanoate isomerase, producing MKTKEDMQELYFPTPKVIEWENGVRQYSTVRGDTEVLMSYVPPHTNVEPHQHKEVQIGMVVSGELMMTVGDVTRKMTALESAYIAPPHVPHGARNDTDQEVIAIDIKRLKADETYTSPEDYFLTIFKTRDLLPGMEVTFFVEDWVEIMLAKIPGNGGEMPFHKHRNEQIGICIGGGYDMTVEGCTVDMKFGTAYFCEPREDHGAINRSEKESKSINIFFPPRYNRAKAKKIKADESS from the coding sequence ATGAAAACTAAAGAAGATATGCAGGAGCTTTATTTCCCGACACCGAAAGTAATCGAATGGGAAAACGGAGTGAGACAGTATTCAACCGTACGCGGTGACACTGAGGTATTAATGTCTTACGTTCCGCCGCATACCAATGTAGAACCCCATCAGCATAAGGAAGTCCAAATCGGCATGGTCGTTTCAGGCGAGCTGATGATGACTGTCGGAGATGTGACGAGAAAAATGACGGCCTTGGAATCTGCCTATATCGCGCCGCCGCATGTGCCTCACGGGGCAAGAAACGATACAGACCAAGAAGTCATTGCGATAGACATCAAGCGGCTGAAAGCTGATGAAACCTATACAAGTCCTGAGGACTATTTTTTGACTATTTTTAAAACAAGAGACCTATTGCCTGGCATGGAAGTCACGTTCTTTGTTGAGGACTGGGTGGAAATCATGCTGGCCAAAATCCCTGGAAACGGCGGTGAAATGCCCTTCCATAAACATCGGAATGAACAAATCGGCATCTGCATCGGCGGCGGTTACGACATGACGGTCGAAGGCTGCACGGTAGACATGAAATTCGGTACAGCCTATTTCTGTGAGCCTCGAGAAGATCACGGCGCCATCAACCGTTCAGAAAAAGAATCAAAATCCATTAACATCTTCTTCCCGCCGCGCTACAACAGAGCAAAAGCAAAAAAAATAAAGGCGGATGAGTCATCATGA
- the bacC gene encoding dihydroanticapsin 7-dehydrogenase codes for MNLIGKTVLITGGASGIGYAAVQAFLKQKANVVVADIDEAQGEEMVRKENHDGLHFVQTDITDEAACQQAVQSAVDTFGGLDVLINNAGIEIVAPIHEMELSDWNKVLQVNLTGTFLMSKYALKHMLAAGKGNIINTCSVGGVVAWPDIPAYNASKGGVLQLTRSMAVDYAKHQIRVNCVCPGIIDTPLNEKSFLENNEGTLEEIKKEKAKVNPLLRLGKPEEIANVMLFLASDLSSYMTGSAITADGGYTAQ; via the coding sequence ATGAACCTCATCGGTAAAACCGTCCTCATAACAGGAGGCGCATCTGGCATTGGTTATGCGGCGGTTCAGGCTTTTTTGAAACAGAAGGCCAACGTGGTTGTGGCGGATATTGACGAGGCGCAGGGAGAAGAAATGGTCAGGAAAGAAAATCATGACGGGCTGCACTTTGTGCAAACGGACATCACAGACGAAGCTGCCTGTCAACAAGCTGTTCAATCGGCGGTCGATACATTTGGAGGATTGGATGTATTGATTAATAACGCGGGCATTGAAATCGTGGCTCCCATTCACGAGATGGAGCTCAGCGATTGGAACAAGGTGCTGCAAGTCAATTTGACCGGCACGTTTTTAATGAGCAAGTACGCACTTAAACATATGCTGGCTGCCGGCAAGGGCAACATCATTAATACGTGCTCAGTCGGCGGAGTCGTGGCATGGCCTGACATTCCTGCCTATAACGCCAGCAAAGGTGGCGTTTTGCAGCTGACACGGTCAATGGCCGTTGATTATGCGAAACATCAAATACGTGTCAACTGCGTATGTCCGGGGATTATCGACACACCGCTAAATGAAAAATCATTCCTTGAAAATAACGAAGGCACACTTGAAGAGATCAAAAAAGAAAAGGCAAAGGTAAATCCGCTGCTGAGGCTCGGGAAACCGGAAGAAATCGCAAACGTAATGCTGTTTTTAGCCTCAGATTTATCAAGCTATATGACCGGAAGCGCCATCACCGCAGACGGAGGATACACCGCACAATAG